The following are encoded in a window of Streptomyces sp. Go-475 genomic DNA:
- a CDS encoding TlpA disulfide reductase family protein, whose protein sequence is MSAASRAPLRSNRTRRTSTGPRRATLLTAGAAAAALTLTACSSGGTSSGGGDTNFVLGKDGIATADKGERADAPDLSGKTIDGKQLDVADYKGKVVVVNVWGSWCPPCRAEAPGFEKVWKDLKGKGVQFVGINTRDTSTGPALAFEKAYGVTYPSLYDPTGKLMLRFERGTLNPQAIPSTLVFDREGRIAARSLQALSEEKLRKMIAPVLAEK, encoded by the coding sequence ATGAGTGCCGCCAGCCGCGCCCCCCTGCGCTCGAACCGCACCCGTCGCACCTCCACGGGCCCCCGCCGCGCCACCCTGCTCACCGCCGGTGCCGCGGCGGCGGCGCTGACCCTGACCGCGTGCAGCTCGGGCGGCACGTCCAGCGGGGGCGGTGACACCAACTTCGTCCTGGGCAAGGACGGCATCGCCACCGCGGACAAGGGCGAGCGCGCGGACGCCCCGGACCTGTCCGGCAAGACCATCGACGGCAAGCAGCTCGACGTCGCCGACTACAAGGGCAAGGTCGTCGTCGTCAACGTCTGGGGCTCCTGGTGCCCGCCCTGCCGCGCCGAGGCGCCCGGCTTCGAGAAGGTCTGGAAGGACCTCAAGGGCAAGGGCGTCCAGTTCGTCGGCATCAACACCCGCGACACCAGCACCGGCCCGGCCCTCGCCTTCGAGAAGGCGTACGGGGTGACGTACCCGAGCCTGTACGACCCGACGGGCAAGCTGATGCTCCGCTTCGAGCGCGGCACCCTCAACCCGCAGGCGATCCCCTCCACGCTCGTCTTCGACCGGGAGGGCAGGATCGCCGCCCGCTCGCTCCAGGCGCTGAGCGAGGAGAAGCTCCGCAAGATGATCGCCCCGGTCCTCGCGGAGAAGTGA
- a CDS encoding cytochrome c biogenesis protein ResB, translating into MSKTSTTDPAPAGGPEEQDLGDAGSHLSTAPKEDGPGLPSLGVVGWVRWFWRQLTSMRVALLLLLLLSLGAIPGSLIPQTGIDATKVAEFRKNNPTLGDIYDKLGMFHVYSSVWFSAIYILLFVSLIGCIVPRTWQFVGQLRGRPPGAPKRLTRLPAHTTWRTTAEPEQVREAALALLKKRRFRAHLAGDAVAAEKGYLREVGNLVFHLALIVMLVAFAWGQLFKAEGFKLVVEGDGFSNTLTQYDDFKSGNLFTQDDLNPFSFRLKDFEGTYETSGPNRGTPRTYQATVDYSVGAYGKDEHKTIKVNEPLTIGDTKVYLASHGYAPVVTVRDGKGNVVYRDAVPLLPLDGFATSSGAIKVMDGYRNAKGQKEQLGFQAFFVPTYNGGPMVSQFPALTRPVLALNAYHGDLGVDSGLPQSVYQLDKTNMKEFKDSKGQLLKKLLRPGQTMQLPNGAGSITFEKDIKEWAQFQITQQPASGWALGGAIAAIFGLAGSLFIQRRRVWVRAVRGADGVTVVEMAGLGRSESAKVPEELGDLAGILYDRAPGASDPADSPDPDQEPGTETPVPAEGAENK; encoded by the coding sequence ATGAGCAAGACCAGCACCACCGACCCGGCCCCCGCCGGCGGCCCGGAGGAACAGGACCTCGGCGACGCGGGATCGCACCTGTCCACCGCCCCCAAGGAGGACGGACCGGGCCTGCCCTCCCTCGGGGTCGTCGGCTGGGTCCGCTGGTTCTGGCGGCAGCTCACCTCCATGCGGGTCGCGCTGCTGCTGCTCCTGCTGCTGTCGCTCGGCGCGATCCCCGGCTCGCTCATCCCGCAGACCGGCATCGACGCCACCAAGGTCGCCGAGTTCCGCAAGAACAACCCCACCCTCGGCGACATCTACGACAAGCTCGGGATGTTCCACGTCTACAGCTCGGTGTGGTTCTCCGCGATCTACATCCTGCTGTTCGTCTCCCTCATCGGCTGCATCGTGCCCCGCACCTGGCAGTTCGTCGGCCAGCTGCGCGGCCGCCCGCCGGGCGCTCCCAAGCGGCTGACCCGGCTGCCCGCCCACACCACGTGGCGCACGACGGCCGAACCCGAGCAGGTCCGCGAGGCCGCGCTCGCCCTGCTGAAGAAGCGCCGCTTCCGCGCGCACCTCGCCGGTGACGCGGTCGCCGCCGAGAAGGGCTACCTGCGCGAGGTCGGCAACCTCGTCTTCCACCTCGCCCTGATCGTGATGCTGGTCGCCTTCGCCTGGGGCCAGCTGTTCAAGGCCGAGGGCTTCAAGCTGGTCGTCGAGGGCGACGGCTTCTCCAACACCCTCACCCAGTACGACGACTTCAAGTCCGGCAACCTCTTCACCCAGGACGACCTGAACCCCTTCAGCTTCCGCCTGAAGGACTTCGAGGGCACCTACGAGACGAGCGGCCCGAACCGCGGCACCCCGCGCACCTACCAGGCGACGGTCGACTACAGCGTGGGCGCCTACGGCAAGGACGAGCACAAGACCATCAAGGTCAACGAGCCGCTCACCATCGGCGACACCAAGGTCTACCTCGCCAGCCACGGCTACGCCCCGGTCGTCACCGTCCGCGACGGCAAGGGGAACGTCGTCTACCGCGACGCCGTGCCGCTGCTCCCGCTGGACGGCTTCGCGACCTCCTCGGGCGCCATCAAGGTCATGGACGGCTACCGCAACGCCAAGGGCCAGAAGGAACAGCTCGGCTTCCAGGCGTTCTTCGTGCCCACCTACAACGGCGGCCCGATGGTCTCCCAGTTCCCGGCGCTGACGCGCCCGGTCCTCGCGCTGAACGCCTACCACGGCGACCTGGGTGTCGACTCGGGCCTGCCGCAGAGCGTGTACCAGCTCGACAAGACCAACATGAAGGAGTTCAAGGACTCCAAGGGGCAGCTGCTGAAGAAGCTGCTCAGGCCCGGCCAGACGATGCAGCTGCCGAACGGCGCCGGCTCGATCACGTTCGAGAAGGACATCAAGGAGTGGGCGCAGTTCCAGATCACCCAGCAGCCCGCCAGCGGCTGGGCCCTGGGCGGTGCCATCGCCGCGATCTTCGGCCTGGCCGGCTCGCTGTTCATCCAGCGCCGCCGCGTCTGGGTCCGCGCGGTCCGGGGCGCCGACGGCGTCACCGTCGTCGAGATGGCGGGCCTCGGCCGCAGCGAGTCCGCCAAGGTCCCCGAGGAACTGGGCGACCTCGCCGGGATCCTGTACGACCGGGCGCCCGGAGCATCCGACCCCGCAGATTCCCCCGACCCCGACCAGGAGCCGGGCACCGAAACCCCCGTACCTGCCGAAGGGGCTGAGAACAAGTGA
- a CDS encoding cytochrome c biogenesis protein CcdA — MTPAVTTLAATGYNGTVLNGALLVALPIALLGGLVSFFSPCVLPLVPGYLSYVTGVTGTDLAEARRGRMVAGASLFVLGFTAVFVSSGALFGYFGDTLQANRGVLSKVLGGLMILMGVFFMGLMPWMTQREFRLHKRPVTGLVGAPLLGALFGIGWTPCIGPTLSSVLILSQDQGSAGRGAILTVAYCLGLGVPFVLAAVAFRKALGAFSWVKRHYVWVMRIGGSMMIVTGLLLLTGAWDRIVQEMQTWSNGFTVGI, encoded by the coding sequence GTGACCCCGGCAGTCACCACGCTCGCGGCGACGGGCTACAACGGCACGGTGCTCAACGGCGCCCTGCTGGTGGCCCTGCCCATCGCGCTCCTCGGCGGTCTCGTCTCCTTCTTCTCGCCGTGCGTCCTGCCGCTCGTCCCCGGCTACCTGTCGTATGTGACCGGCGTCACCGGCACCGACCTGGCCGAGGCCCGGCGCGGCCGGATGGTCGCGGGCGCCTCCCTGTTCGTGCTCGGCTTCACCGCCGTGTTCGTCTCCTCCGGCGCGCTGTTCGGCTACTTCGGCGACACGCTCCAGGCCAACCGGGGCGTGCTGTCCAAGGTGCTGGGCGGGCTCATGATCCTCATGGGCGTGTTCTTCATGGGGCTGATGCCCTGGATGACGCAGCGCGAGTTCCGCCTCCACAAGCGGCCCGTGACCGGGCTCGTCGGGGCGCCGCTGCTGGGCGCGCTGTTCGGGATCGGCTGGACGCCGTGCATCGGACCCACCCTGTCCTCCGTGCTGATCCTGTCCCAGGACCAGGGCAGCGCGGGCCGCGGCGCCATACTGACCGTCGCGTACTGTCTCGGTCTCGGCGTGCCCTTCGTGCTCGCCGCGGTCGCCTTCCGCAAGGCCCTCGGCGCCTTCAGCTGGGTCAAGCGCCACTACGTCTGGGTGATGCGCATCGGCGGCAGCATGATGATCGTCACCGGTCTGCTGCTGCTGACCGGCGCCTGGGACCGCATCGTGCAGGAGATGCAGACCTGGTCCAACGGCTTCACTGTGGGGATCTGA
- the ccsB gene encoding c-type cytochrome biogenesis protein CcsB — MTLAAATNEHLANISNTLIYSAMAVYTLAFFAYIAEWLFGSRSKVARTAAALTTEQAAKKAPAVTVNQAGGTAVLERPKVTVRAAAGQRDVPDGPGAHGGDEQGDLYGRIAISLTVLAFLIELGGVIARAASVERAPWGNMYEFNITFSTVAVGVYLGLLALKKNVRWLGLFLTTTVLLDLGLAVTVLYTASDQLVPALHSYWLYIHVSTAIFCGAVFYVGAVGTILYLFKDSYENKLASGGTPGTFATSVLERLPSSASLDKFSYRVNAAVFPLWTFTIIAGAIWAGDAWGRYWGWDPKETWSFITWVAYAGYLHARATAGWKGRKAAYLALLAFGCWLFNYYGVNIFVSGKHSYAGV, encoded by the coding sequence GTGACTCTCGCCGCCGCCACCAACGAACATCTCGCCAACATCAGCAACACGCTGATCTACTCCGCGATGGCCGTCTACACCCTGGCCTTCTTCGCGTACATCGCGGAGTGGCTCTTCGGCAGCCGCAGCAAGGTCGCCCGGACCGCCGCCGCGCTCACCACCGAGCAGGCGGCGAAGAAGGCGCCCGCCGTCACCGTGAACCAGGCGGGCGGCACCGCCGTGCTGGAGCGGCCGAAGGTCACCGTGCGGGCCGCGGCCGGCCAGCGCGACGTGCCGGACGGGCCCGGCGCCCACGGCGGTGACGAACAGGGCGACCTCTACGGCCGGATCGCCATCTCCCTCACCGTGCTCGCCTTCTTGATCGAGCTGGGCGGCGTCATCGCCCGCGCGGCCTCGGTGGAGCGGGCGCCGTGGGGCAACATGTACGAGTTCAACATCACGTTCTCCACGGTCGCGGTCGGGGTCTACCTCGGCCTGCTGGCGCTGAAGAAGAACGTCCGCTGGCTCGGCCTGTTCCTGACCACCACCGTCCTGCTCGACCTGGGCCTCGCCGTCACGGTCCTGTACACCGCCAGCGACCAGCTCGTCCCGGCGCTGCACTCGTACTGGCTGTACATCCACGTCTCCACGGCGATCTTCTGCGGCGCGGTGTTCTACGTGGGCGCGGTCGGCACGATCCTGTACCTCTTCAAGGACTCCTACGAGAACAAGCTGGCGAGCGGCGGCACGCCCGGCACCTTCGCCACCTCGGTGCTGGAGCGGCTGCCCTCCTCCGCCTCCCTCGACAAGTTCTCCTACCGCGTCAACGCGGCCGTCTTCCCGCTGTGGACGTTCACGATCATCGCGGGCGCCATCTGGGCCGGCGACGCCTGGGGCCGCTACTGGGGCTGGGACCCCAAGGAGACCTGGTCCTTCATCACCTGGGTCGCCTACGCCGGTTACCTGCACGCCCGCGCCACGGCCGGCTGGAAGGGCCGCAAGGCCGCCTACCTGGCCCTGCTCGCCTTCGGCTGCTGGCTGTTCAACTACTACGGCGTGAACATCTTCGTCTCCGGCAAGCACTCGTACGCGGGCGTGTAG
- a CDS encoding antibiotic biosynthesis monooxygenase: MPTALFPDLTRPGTLVIGTRHADGPDRQRALVAAESGALETPPPGLAAVSWFLSTDGETVLTLAQWDDDTAVPPAGPPRYRLDRSLAEDHETRVPGCLITAAFDVDGPERQRFFTDAVIAAQPRDGGHPGAISARFLHSVDGSRVLLYTEWTSVEAHQEAAEAGDHDKGHEIFSGTPGVRLTHGGRFRLQHALRWGAAS; the protein is encoded by the coding sequence GTGCCCACCGCCCTCTTCCCGGATCTCACCCGCCCCGGCACGCTGGTCATCGGCACCCGGCACGCCGACGGCCCCGACCGCCAACGGGCGCTCGTGGCAGCCGAGTCGGGAGCACTGGAGACCCCGCCGCCGGGCCTCGCCGCCGTCAGCTGGTTCCTGAGCACGGACGGGGAGACCGTGCTGACGCTCGCCCAGTGGGACGACGACACGGCGGTCCCGCCCGCCGGCCCACCCCGCTACCGCCTCGACCGCAGCCTGGCCGAGGACCACGAGACCCGTGTCCCGGGCTGCCTCATCACCGCTGCCTTCGACGTCGACGGGCCCGAGCGGCAGCGCTTCTTCACGGACGCGGTGATCGCTGCGCAGCCGCGGGACGGCGGCCACCCCGGGGCGATCTCCGCCCGCTTCCTGCACAGCGTCGACGGCAGCCGCGTTCTGCTCTACACCGAGTGGACGAGTGTCGAGGCCCACCAGGAGGCCGCCGAGGCGGGCGACCACGACAAGGGGCACGAGATCTTCTCGGGAACGCCGGGGGTGCGGCTCACGCACGGCGGGCGGTTTCGTCTCCAGCACGCGCTGCGGTGGGGGGCCGCGAGCTGA
- a CDS encoding condensation domain-containing protein → MRMTDIQRCEVRPGRLVEWTLSPATVATAKGLPEDSRPPAYIQESHLRTARTVRDDGLFVPTWIGAAFDLPGRADLDALGEALRGWTLRHETLRSGFRWAGGSGDELRRFTLDADAVSLHREDVGDFTDPAALAQHLQDRFDTTADALRWPNLIYTAVVRDDSTSVYLAFDHSNVDAFSIYRMPAEIRELYAAHRTGRAPDQAPVSSYVDFCEAERADADRMDADHEIVARWREFIQRCDGRLPSFPVDLGLEPGGALPTQKLMREMLVDADAAAAFEAYCRPCGGTQVGLLAATALIVHEIGGESVYRTVVPFHTRARSAYSDSVGWYVGGAPIEVPVARTPDFPAALTTVRNALHTARPLARMPLARVLRLLGADFRPTSPDMYSIVSYTDTRAIPDSTSWTERNAYGLIRVSYGDQVCAWVTRLHEGLWFAARHPDTDVAHKNLRLYADRLRDIILSVADRAPHTRR, encoded by the coding sequence GTGCGAATGACTGACATCCAGCGCTGCGAGGTCCGGCCTGGACGACTCGTCGAATGGACGCTCAGTCCGGCGACCGTCGCGACGGCGAAGGGCCTGCCGGAGGACTCCCGGCCGCCCGCCTACATCCAGGAGTCGCACCTGCGGACCGCGCGGACCGTGCGCGACGACGGCCTGTTCGTGCCGACCTGGATCGGCGCCGCCTTCGACCTCCCGGGCCGGGCCGACCTCGACGCCCTGGGCGAGGCGCTGCGCGGCTGGACCCTGCGGCACGAGACGCTGCGCAGCGGATTCCGCTGGGCGGGCGGCTCCGGCGACGAGCTGCGCCGCTTCACCCTCGACGCCGACGCCGTGTCCCTGCACCGTGAGGACGTCGGCGACTTCACCGACCCCGCGGCCCTCGCCCAGCACCTCCAGGACCGCTTCGACACCACGGCGGACGCCCTGCGCTGGCCCAACCTCATCTACACGGCGGTCGTCCGGGACGACAGCACCAGCGTGTACCTGGCCTTCGACCACAGCAACGTCGACGCGTTCTCGATCTACCGCATGCCGGCCGAGATCCGCGAGCTGTACGCCGCCCACCGCACCGGCCGCGCCCCGGACCAGGCACCGGTCAGCAGCTACGTCGACTTCTGCGAGGCCGAGCGGGCGGACGCGGACCGGATGGACGCCGACCACGAGATCGTCGCCCGCTGGCGGGAGTTCATCCAGCGCTGCGACGGGCGGCTGCCGAGTTTCCCCGTCGACCTCGGCCTGGAGCCCGGCGGTGCGCTGCCCACCCAGAAGCTGATGCGGGAGATGCTCGTGGACGCGGACGCCGCCGCCGCGTTCGAGGCGTACTGCCGCCCCTGCGGCGGCACCCAGGTCGGGCTGCTGGCGGCGACCGCGCTGATCGTCCACGAGATCGGCGGCGAGTCCGTCTACCGCACCGTGGTGCCCTTCCACACCCGGGCGAGGTCGGCGTACTCGGACTCCGTGGGCTGGTACGTCGGCGGCGCGCCGATCGAGGTGCCCGTGGCCCGCACGCCCGACTTCCCGGCCGCGCTGACGACCGTGCGCAACGCGCTGCACACCGCCCGGCCGCTGGCCCGCATGCCGCTCGCCCGGGTGCTGCGGCTGCTGGGCGCCGACTTCCGGCCGACCTCCCCGGACATGTACTCGATCGTGTCGTACACCGACACCCGGGCCATCCCGGACTCCACGAGCTGGACCGAGCGCAACGCCTACGGCCTGATCAGGGTCTCCTACGGCGACCAGGTGTGCGCCTGGGTGACCCGGCTGCACGAGGGGCTGTGGTTCGCGGCCCGCCACCCGGACACCGACGTCGCCCACAAGAACCTGCGGCTGTACGCCGACCGGCTGCGCGACATCATCCTGTCGGTCGCGGACCGCGCCCCCCACACCAGGCGGTGA